In Thermodesulfobacteriota bacterium, the sequence GAACTATGACGCTGAAGAAGAATATCGAAAGCCTCGGCATCGCCTTCCTGGAACCTTTTCATAGCCTCCTCATCCGCCAGCTCTTCTTTACTTTTCAGTCTGAACACCGAGCGCTCTCTAAATTTGTTTACCGTCTTCACCATAATTATACGAATGGCAAAGACAAAAGTTTCATTATTTTAACACCATCTAATCTTGACATTTACAGATAAATAATCAAAGAATGTTTGAGTCACTAGGGTATCTTTTATCCACTAACTCAAAGCGTTATGCCTAGATTTCCTATAACCCCAGGCCAAATAAAAAACGAAACAGCCACCATAACCGGTCCTGACTATCGTCATATAGTTAATGTCCTGAGACTGAGACCGGGCAACGACGTAGTTCTCTTCGAGGAAGGCGGGGTCGAATATGAAGGAAAAATTACAGAAATCAATAAGAGAGAGGTTAAAGTCCTAATACGGGAATCAAGGGATGTGAAAACGGAGTCCGGGCTCAATATAACCCTCCTCCAAGGTATTCCCAAAGGAGACAAGATGGATTGGATAGTGGAGAAATCCACCGAGTTGGGGGTAAGAACAATAATACCGGTGATCACGGAGAGGTCACAGATAAGGGAGTCACGTAAAATTCAAAGATGGCAGAGGATAGCTAACGAATCTATAAAGCAATGTGGTAGGGTTAAAGCGCCTAAAATTCTTACGCCGCTAACTTTCGATGCTGCAATTAAATTTAATAATAACAGCAAATTAAAACTTATGTTTTATGAAAAGGCTGAGACTAGATTAATAAATAACATGAAGAATACTATCCAACCTATTGATGATATTACACTATTATTCGGCCCCGAGGGGGGCTTCTCAGAGAATGAAGTCAAATTAGCCATAGAGGAGGGATTTACACCCATAGGTCTAGGCCCAAGAATACTGAGAACGGAAACGGCCGGTATTGTAGCCTTGTCCATATTGCAGTTTCTTTTCGGAGATATTTAGACTGAGAGTCTAGTATAATAAAACTAAGATGGTTTCAGTCTAGCCTGGAT encodes:
- a CDS encoding 16S rRNA (uracil(1498)-N(3))-methyltransferase, which gives rise to MPRFPITPGQIKNETATITGPDYRHIVNVLRLRPGNDVVLFEEGGVEYEGKITEINKREVKVLIRESRDVKTESGLNITLLQGIPKGDKMDWIVEKSTELGVRTIIPVITERSQIRESRKIQRWQRIANESIKQCGRVKAPKILTPLTFDAAIKFNNNSKLKLMFYEKAETRLINNMKNTIQPIDDITLLFGPEGGFSENEVKLAIEEGFTPIGLGPRILRTETAGIVALSILQFLFGDI